In Pseudomonas abieticivorans, the genomic window GGCGTGGAAGTTGTTTTGTTGCACCTGGCCGTTTTCCACGAGGATTTCGTTGAACAACGCTGCCGACAGGCCGAACAAAGTACCGCCCTCCACTTGGGAGGTGACCGAGGTGGGGTTGTTGACGAAACCACAATCGATCACCGACAGCAGGCGCTTGATGCGCACGCCGCGTTCGCCCTGGGTCTGGAGCTCCACCACGGTGGCGATGTAGCTGCCGAACACCGCCGTGACGGCCACTCCACGCCCCTGCCCCTTGGGCAACGGCGTGTTCCAGTTGGCCAGTTCTGCCGCGCGCTTGAGCACGGCTGCCGCGCGCGGTTGCTTGGCCAACAGCTTCAAACGGTAGGCCACCGGGTCGGCCTTGGCATTGTGGGCCAGTTCATCGATGAAGCTTTCCAGCACGTAGGTGCTGCGCAGCGGCCCTACCCCACGCCACCACGACACCGGCAGGGTGCCTGGGTCTTCGCGGATGTAGCGCACCTGCAAGTGAGGCAGTTGATAGATGGGCTCGATCGCCACTTCCACCGCGTCGGCATCCACGCCGTTGTCAGGCAGCTTGCCGATGTAGCTGGCAATCACCGAGGCGCCGGCAATGCGGTGCTCCCAGCCCTGCAACTGGCCATCGTCATCCAGCGCCGCGTTGATGCGGTCCACGTAGTGCGGGCGATAGCGGTCGTGGGTCATGTCCTCTTCGCGGCTCCAGATCAGTTTGATCGGGTAGCTGACCTGGCGGGCGATGTCCACGGCCTGGAAGATGAAGTCCGACTCCAATCGACGGCCGAAAGCGCCGCCAATCAACTGGTTGTGAATGATCACCTGGTCCTGGCTGCGGCCGCTGATCTTGGCCGCGCCCATCTGGGCGAACACCGGCGCCTGGGTACCCACCCACAGCTCGCAGGCGTCCGGGCGCACGTGGGCCACGCAGGTCATCGGCTCCAGCGGCGAGTGGGACAGGAAGGGTTGTTCGTACACCGCCTCGAAGCGGTGGCTGGCCGAGGCCAGGGCGGTGTCGATGTCGCCTTCGCGCTTGGCCACCACGCCGTCGCGGTGGCTGGCGTCCAGCAGGGCCTTGTCCAATTGCGCCGAGTTGCCGCTGGCGTTCTTGCCCAGGTCCCAATCAATGCGCAGAGCCTTGAGGCCTTGCTGGCAGGCCCAGAAGTTGCTCGCGGTCACGGCCACGGCGTTGTCCAGGCGCACGATGTCGCGCACCCCCGGTACCTGGCGTGCCGCGCCTTCGTCGAGGCCGCGCAAGGTGCCGCCGTGCACCGGGCAGGTCAGGGTCGAGGCGATCAGCATGCCGGGCACTTGCACGTCGATGGTGAAGCGCGCCTTGCCGTTGACCTTGTTCGGCGTGTCCAGGCGCTGGGCCGGGGTGCCGAGCAACTTGAAGTCGGCGATGGCCTTGAGCGGCACGTCAGTGGGCAGCGGGAGTTGGGCGGCTGCCTCTACCAGCTCGCCGTACGTCGCATGCTGGCCGGCCGGGCCAAGGACGCGGCCCTGCTCGGCGTGGCATTTGCTGGGCGCGACATTCCAGCGCAGCGCGGCGGCCTGCACCAGCAAAATGCGCGCGCTGGCCCCGGCCTTGCGCAGCGGCTCCCAGGTGTAACGGGTGGACGAAGAGCCCCCGGTGGCCTGGAACTGCAACAACGTGTCGGTGTACAGCGCATTATTGGGCGGCGCCTCTTGCAGGTCGACCTGGTCCAGGCCCACCTCCAGTTCTTCGGCCACCATCATGGCGATGCCGGTTTGCACGCCCTGGCCCATTTCGATTTTTGGCGAGATCACCGTGACCCGGCCATCGTGGCCCACCCGCACAAAGGCGCCGAACCCGGGTGATGCCTGATCACCCAGGCGGGCGGTGGCAACCGCCTGGGCTGCCGCGCCCTGGGCGCGCATCGAGGGCAGCCAGGTGCTGAGTATCAGGCCGCCGGTGGCCAGCGCGCCGCCTTTGAGCAAGCCACGCCGGGACAGTGAAGCCGTGGTATCGGACATGCTTACCTCCTCAGGCCTGGCTGACGCTTTTGATGGCGGCGCGGATGCGCGTGTAGGTGGCGCAGCGGCACATATTGCCGGACATCGCCGTGACGATTTGCTCGTCATTGGCCTTGGGGTGCTCGGTGAGCAGCGCCACGGCCGACATGATTTGCCCGGACTGGCAGTACCCGCACTGCACCACCTCGTGTTCCAGCCAGGCCTTTTGCACGCTCTGGCCCACGGGCGTCTGATCGATGGCCTCGATGGTGGTCACCGGCTTGCCGGCGACGGCACTGACCGGCAACACGCAGGAACGCACCGCGCGGCCGTCCAGGTGCACGGTGCACACGCCGCACTGGGCGATGCCACAGCCGTATTTGGTGCCGGTCATGCCCAGCACGTCGCGCAGCACCCAGAGCAATGGCATGTCCGCGGGGACATCCACCTCATGGTCCTGACCATTGATGGTGAGTTTTTGCATGTTGACCTCGAGCGCAAATCACGGGTGTCACGGCCCCTGTGGGGCCGCAATCGTGGCCGCGCGGTCATTGCCGCACGGCCTTATAAAGTGTCTGGGACGCAGTATCGCGCCCTTAAGCGTAGCCCGTCATCAGTTTTGTCGATGAGATCATTGAAGCCGCTGAGCGCGGGTTTTGCTATCGTGTGGGCCGCCCTTCACCGTCACCCACGAGAGCCCCATGTCGCCCCTGGAAATCATCGCCGTTATCGTCAACGTATTGGGCGTGTGGCTGACCGCCAAGCGCATCCGCTGGTGCTGGCCGGTCAACGTGGTCGCCGTGCTGTTGTATGTGTGGATTTTCTACGACGTGAAGCTGTATTCGGACATGCTGTTGCAAGTGCTGTTCGCCTTCTTGCAAGCCTACGGTTGGTGGCGCTGGAGCCAGGGCGGCCTGGACCAAGGCCGCGTGCACGCCGAGCGTTTGCCGCTGCGCGAAGGGGTGCTGGGCGTGCTGGCCGGCGCTGGCGCTGGGTTGTTGCTGGGCTGGCTGACCCACACCTTCACCGACGCTGCCCTGCCCTGGCTCGACGCCCAGCTGACCGGTTTCAGCGTGGTCGCCAGCCTCTGGGCCGCGCGCAAGTACGTGGCCAGTTGGGGCCTGTGGATCGTGCTGGATGTGATCTACGTGGGCCAATACCTGTACAAGGACCTGACACTCACGGCAGGCTTGTATGCAGGCTTCGTGGTGTTGGCGGTGTATGGGTTGCGGGCCTGGCAGCGAGATGTTCGGCAACTGGCCAACGCTTGAGCCAAGTGCTGGGCAGGCGCGGCGGGCCAGCGCCTACAAGGGCTGCAAGCAACGCCTGAACGCCTGCTGCAAAGCTGACTGGCGCTGACCATATCGCCCCACCAGCACCAGTTCCCGATCAAAACCCAGGTCACCCAGCGGCAGGATTCGCAGCCCTTCGGGCTGTTCCAGCCATAAGCCTGCCAGCGGAATCAACGCCACCCCCAGGCCCATCCGTACCATGCGCGCGATGGCATCCAGTTCATCGAGCTCCAGCACCTGGCGCACCTGCAGTTTGTGCTCACGCAAAAACTGGCTCACGCGCCGGCCGCCGAACGAGTTGCGATCGTAGCGAATCAACGGCTGCTCCCTGAGCACGAGCAGCGGGTCATCACCCGGCACCCCCAGCGCCGTGATCAACACGAACGGCTCAGTGGCCAGCACTTCTAGGTGCAGTTCCTTGGGCAAGGCAAACGGGGGGCGAATCATCAACGCCAGGTCGATTTCGCCCGCATCCACCTGGCTCAGCAGGTTCAACGAGACGCCAGGCGTCAGCTTGACACTGATTTGCGGGGCCTCGCGGTTGAGCTGTAACAACGCCTTGGGCAACAAACCGGTCTGCACGGTGTTCACCGCACCGATGCGCAGCAGGCCTTGCAAAGAGCTCTGGGGGGCGCCCATGCGCGCGAACGTCGCCAGCATCTCCTCGGCCAAGGGAATGGCGCGAAGCCCGGCCGCGTTCAACGTGGCCGCCCGCCCGGTGCGGTCGAACAGCCGCACGCCCAACGCTTGCTCAAGGTTCTTGATCTGCGCGCTCACGGCAGACTGGGTCAGGCCCACCTGCTGGCCTGCGGCGGCAAAGGTACCGAGGCGGGCCACACTCAGGAAGGTTTTCAGTTCTCGGTTCACTGCGGGCGCCTGATCGAAATTATTAAGGCTGGGCAGCAATTTTATGCGCTTTGCATCGAAATTCAAATGACTGACAATGCGCTCACACCCACCCTGATTGGAGCCCACCATGGCATTGTCACCGTTCCACCTGGCCATCCCGGTCTACGACCTCGCCGCCGCACGGCACTTCTACGGTGAAGTGTTCGGCTTGGCCGAAGGCCGTTCCAGCGAGCAGTGGGTCGATTTCGACTTTTACGGCCATCAGTTGGTGATCCACCAGCACCCACAAACGCAATCCCAGGAAGCCGCCCACACCAATGCGGTAGACGGCCACGACGTGCCGGTGCCGCATTTCGGCATCGTGTTGCAATGGCAGGAATGGGAGGCCCTGGCCGAACGGCTGCGGGCGCGCAAAACACAGTTTGTGATCGAGCCCTACGTGCGTTTTCAGGGCCAGGTGGGCGAGCAGGCGACGATGTTCCTGTTCGACCCGTGCGGCAACGCTCTGGAGTTCAAGGCGTTCAAGGACATGAGCCAGCTGTTTGCCAAATAACCTTTAAAAACCAAACAACCCACGGGCCCCTTCAGTAAGGATCGCCTGGCGCTGCTCCGGCCACGGCACCATGCTTTGGAGCAAGGCGAACTGCCCCGAATACTCGACGCTGCTTTCATGCTGGGTATGCGGCCAATCGCTGCCCCACACCAGGTGATCGGTGCCGAAATGCTCGATCAGCAAGGGCGCCGCAGCATGGGCGAACGCCAGGTTTTCCTGATGGGTGCCGCCCAGGCGATACACCCCCGAGACCTTGACCCACAGATGCCCCTGGCCGCCCAGCGCCAGCAGGTCTTGGAAGGTGCGGTGCTGTACCCCGAAGCCTGCGTGGGGGCGGCCAAAGTGATCGATGGCGATCTTGCAACCATAGGGTTCCAAGGCCGCGCACAGGCTTGGGATGTCCTCGATCTGGCGGTGCAGTTCCACATGCCAGCCCAACTGCGCGACCTGCTCCAGCAGCGGTCGCCACTGGGCCGAGCCCAGGTCTGGCAGGCTCTTGCCCATCAGGTTCAGGCGGATGCCCACCACCCCCAGGCGCGCCATGCGCTTGAGTTGCGAGGTACTGGTGTCGGTGTCCACTACGGCCACGCCCCGCAGGCGGTCCGGTGCCTGTGCCAAGGCTTGCAGCAAATGGCTGTTCTCGGTACCCAAGAAGCTCGGCTGCACCAGCACGCCATGGCTCAAGCCCTGGCCTTGCAGGTTGTGCAGCCACTGCGCCAGCGTCGCGTCGTAGCTGGGCGTGTAGCGCCGCCCCTCGATCAAGTCAAGTTGGCGGCTGAACACGTGGGCGTGGGCGTCAACGCCCAGGAACGGGGTACTCATGGTTGCAATCACGCTCGAGAAGCACTTCCAGGTGCGTTGGTGGGGGCTGCATCAGGTGCTGCGGCGCTCAAGTCGCGGCCGCGGGTTTCAGGCAAAGCGAGGGCTGCGATCACCGCCACGCCATAGGCGATGCCGGCGTCGATACCGATGGCCGAGCCCAGCGACATGGACTCGCTCATGTGGCCGACCATGAACGGGAACACCGCCGACAGCACGCGGCCGAAGTTGTAGCAAAAGCCCACGCCGGCGCCACGCACGTCGGCGGGGTACAGTTCGTTGAACAGTGAGCCCAGGCTGGCCGGGATGCCGGCCGCGAAAAAGCCCAGCGGGAAACCCAAAAACAGCATTTGCTGGTTGGTCAACGGCAGGAACAGGTAGCACTGCACGGTGACCACGCAGCAGAAGGCGAACAGGATGATGTTTTTGCGCCGGCCAATGCGGTCGACCATGAACCCACTGGCCACGCAGCCGCAGAAGAACGCGAAGATGATCACCGCCAGGTAGCCACCGGAACTGAGCACCGACAGTTGCCGCTCGGTCTTGAGGAAGGTCGGCAGCCAGGTCATCACCGCGTGGTAACCACCGTGGGCGCCCAGGCCCAGCAAGCCGCCGAGCAAGGTCACGCGCAGCAGCTGCGGGCGGAAGATACCGGCCATCGAGGCAAAGAAGTTCATCGGCTTGGCGTTGAGCTTTTGCTGGCGCACAAAGCTGTCCGGCTCCTGCACGCTGCGGCGCACGTAGACAATCAACAGCGCAGGCAAAAGGCCCACCAGGAACATCACACGCCAGGCCATGGCCTCGGGCACAAAAGTGTAGATCAGCGTGAACACCGCCACGGCGGCGCCCCAGCCCACGGCCCAGGCGCTTTGCACGGTGCCCATGACCTTGCCGCGGTACTTGGCCTGAATGGTTTCGGCCATCAGTACTGCGCCCGCCGCCCATTCGCCGCCAATGCCGAAGCCTTGCAAGGCCTTGACCACCAGCAACTGCTCGTAGCCGGTGACAAACGCCGAGAGGAAGGTGAACAGCGAGAACCACACGATCATCCACTGCAGCGTGCGCACCCGGCCATAGCGGTCAGACAACGTGCCGCCCAGCCAACCGCCCAGTGCCGAGGTGATCAAGGTGACGCTGCTGATGGCGCCCGCCTCGCCCTTGCTCAAGGCAAAGGCTGCGATCAGCGCCGGGATCGCCAGGCCGAACATTTGCACTTCCAGCGCGTCGAGCGCCCAGCCGCCGAAGCAGGCCCAGAAGGTTTTGCGCTCGCGCGCGGTGACGTCTCGGTACCACTTGAACATGATTTTTTATCCTTATAGGTGTTGAGTGCTGACGACGGGCAAACGCGTATGACTAGCGGATCTCGACGCTGTAGCGGAAGTGGCTGGCATGGCCCCAGGAGCGGCGCCACTCGATGGGCTGGCCTGCGTAGTTGCGCGCCAAACGCTCGATCACGACCACCGGTGCCCCGGCTGGCACGCGCAACAGGCGGGCATGCACCTCGCTGACCGATTCGGCGGTCAGGGTCTCATCGGCCGAGGCCACGACTTGGCCGCACAGGTCTTCGTACAGTGGATACAGCAACGGCCCCTCGGCATTGAGGTCAAAGTCGAGGATGGCTTTGAAGGGTTCGCGCGGCAGCCAGATCTCTTCCACCAGCACCGGCACGCTGTCGATCAGGCGCAGGCGCAACAGGCGGATCACAGGGTCGGCAGGCAGCAGGCCCAAGGCCTTGGCCACTTCGGCGGGCGCAGGCAAAGGCTCCTTGGACAAGATGCGGCTCTCAGGCACATGGCGTTCGCCATCGGGGGTCATGAAGCGGAAGAAGCGAAACAGCGAGGATTGGAACTGCGGGCGGCGGATAAACGTGCCGCGGCCTTGCTGGCGCTCCAGGATGCGTTCACTGACCAACATGTCGATGGCCTTGCGCACGGTGCCCACCGACAGGCTGTACTCCACCGACAAGGCCGCTTCGGTGGGAATGGCTTCGCCGGCACGCCAGCGGTTGTTGGCGATCTGCTGCGCGAGTTCATCGCGCAGGCGCTGGTACAGGGGAAGACGGTCGTCGCTGGAAAGCATGTTCATCGTAGGACCACTCTTGTAGTTATGTAGTCATATATATGAATTTCAGCTAAGTATTCGCTCGATTCCCAAGGTCGTCAAGCCCTGCGGACAAATGGCCACTGTGCCAGTCCTAACGTATGACCCGACCCCTATATGCATATCTTTTATTTTATTAATTGATAAAAATCCTAATTATTAATAATTAAGATATAACCAAAAAGACTTTCACAGACGGTTTTTATAGGAATAACGTTCACACCAGACCGACCCCTTCTCCAGGCGGAGGCCCTATGTTCCGCCACCGTTCCTGGAGTCGAGCCATGCCGATACCCCGCCTGCTGTCCACCCTGCTCTGCTCACTGGCACTGGTCAGCGCAGCCCACGCCGCCGACCTGGCACCGCTGAAAGTGGCCAACCAGAAGTCCACCATCAAGGCACTGCTGCAAGTGTCGGGCGAGCTTGAGTCGGTGCCTTACCAGATCCAGTTCTCCGAATTCCCCGCTGCCGCGCCCTTGGGCGAAGCGTTGAATGCCGGCGCCGTCGACGTCGGTGCCCTGGGCGATGCACCGTATGTGTTTGCCCTGGGCGCAGGCGCCCCGCTGAAAGTGGTCAGCATCACCCACCTGCAAGGGCGCTTCACCACTGCGATCCTGGTGCCCAAGGGCTCGCCGATCAAAACCGTGGCCGACCTCAAGGGCCAGCGTATCGTCACCACCCGCGGTTCCATCGGCCACTTTTTGGTGATCAAGGCGCTGCGCGAAGCGGGCCTTAAAACCAGTGACGTGTCCTTCGTGTACCTGATGCCCAGCGAATCACGGGTGCTGCTGGAAAACGGCAGTGTCGCGGCCTGGTCCACCTGGGACCCCTACACCACCGTGGCCACCACCCAAGGCGATGAGCAGGTACTGATCAGTGGCGAGAAGTTGCTCAGCAACCACCTGTACCTGGCGGCCACCAGCGAAGCCATCGCCAACAAACGCGCGCAACTGGAAGACTTCGTGACCCGTGTCGACCGCGCCTGGCAATGGGCCAACGCCCACCCCGAGCAGTACGCCGCCGCCATGGCCAAGGTCACCGGCCTGCCCGTGGCCGTGCACCTGGCCGCCGCCAAGAACACCCGCATGGAACGCGTTGCCATTGATGACAGCGTGGTCCGGGGCCTGCAGAACACCGCCGACATTTACCAGCAGGAAGGCCTGCTGCCCAAGCGCATCGACGTGTCCAAGGGCTTCGATGCCAGCTTCAACCAAAGTACGTCACTGGCCCGCGCCCAGTAACCTTCAAGGAGAAACCACTATGAGCCAGCATCGCCAACTCAAACTCGGGGCCATGATCCACGGCGTCGGCCACGGCTGGGGCGAATGGCGCCACCCCAAGGCGCTGCCCAACTCCAGCACCAGTTTTACCTTCTACAAGCAGCAGGCGCAGTTGGCCGAAGCCGCCAAGTTCGACTTCGTCTTCATTGCCGACAGCCTGCACATCCACGAGAAATCCAGCCCGCACTACCTCAACCGTTTCGAGCCGCTGACCCTCCTCTCGGCCCTGGCGGCCACCACCTCGCACATCGGCCTGGTGGCCACCGTGACCGTGAGTTACACCGAGCCCTACCAGGTGGCGCGCCAGTTTGCTTCGCTGGACCACATCAGTGGTGGCCGGGCCGGCTGGAACGTGGTGACCTCGTGGCTGAGCGGCACCGCCGACAATTTCGGCCGCCCCGAGCACCCGCCGCACGCTGTCCGTTATCGCATCGCCAAAGAGCACGTCAGCGTGGTCAAGGGCCTGTGGGACTCCTGGGAAGACGACGCCTTCACCTACGACAAACAGAGCGGCGAGTTTTTTGCCCCGGGCAAGTTGCACAGCCTCAACCACCAGGGTGAGTTCTTCTCGGTCAAGGGCCCGTTGAACATTGCCCGTTCGGCCCAAGGCCAGCCGCCGATTTTTCAGGCGGGCACCTCGCAGGATGGGCGCAACTTCGCCGCCGAGCATGCCGACGCGATCTTCGTCCACGGCGAAAGCCTGGAAGAGGCCCAGGCCTACTACCGTGACCTGAAAAGCCGCGCGGCCCGTTTCAAGCGCGACCCTGCGCACTTGGCGATCCTGCCCGGCATCCGCCCGATCGTTGGCCGCGATGCCGAAGAAGCCGAAAGCCGGTACCAGCAAGCCGTGCAACTGGTCAGCATCGAAGACGCCATTGTCGCCTTGGGCCGGCCATTCAACGATCACGACTTCAGCCAATACCCGCTGGACGCGCCCTTCCCCGACCTGGGCGATTTGGGCAGCAACAGCCAGAAAGGCGGCAGCGACCGCATCAAACAACTGGCCCGCGACGAAGGCCTGACCCTGCGCCAAGTGGCCCTGCGTTTCTCTGCCCCCAAGCGCGATTTCACTGGCACCCCAGAGCACGTGGCGGACGCCATCGAGCACTGGTTCAAGCACGAAGCGGCCGACGGTTTCATCATCAACTCGGTACTGCCCGATGGCCTGCAATACTTCAGCGAACTGGTGGTGCCGGTGCTGCAAGCGCGTGGCCTGTTGCGCAGCGAATACAGCGGCACCACGCTGCGTGATCACCTGGGCCTGAATGTACCCCACAACCGCTACGGGGCACTTGAGCACGCACAGCCCGAAGAGGCCCTGGCATGACCAGCTTCAACCGCAACATCTTCCAGCGCGACAGCACCCTGCCGCTGGATGCCTCGGCCCTGGCCGAGATCACCCGGCAGTTGGCCGAAAGTGCCGAGTATCATGACCACACCGGTGAGTTCCCGGCGCAGAACTTCGCCCTGCTGCACCAGCATGGGCTGGTCAGCTTTACCGTGCCCAAGGCGCAGGGTGGCGGTGGCGCCACCCTGGCCCAAGCGCGCCAGGTGATCAGCGCCGTGGCCCGTGGCGAGCCGTCCACCGCCTTGATCCTGGTGATGCAATACCTGCAGCATTCGCGCCTGCAAAGCAACGCCCAGTGGCCAGCGCACCTGCGCCAGCAAGTGGCCGAGGACGCCGTGCACAACGGCGCGCTGATCAACGCCTTGCGGGTGGAGCCCGACCTGGGCACCCCGGCGCGCGGTGGCCTGCCGGCGACGGTGGCCAGGCGCACCGCCCAAGGTTGGCGTATCAGCGGCACCAAGGTGTACTCCACCGGCAGCCTGGGGCTTACCTGGTACAGCGTGTGGGCCCGCAGCGACGACGCCGACCCCTTGGTCGGGGCCTGGCTGGTGCACAAGGACACCCCCGGCATCAGCATCGTCCAGGCCTGGGATCACCTGGGCATGCGCGCCACCTGCAGCCATGAAATCAGCTTTGATAACGTGCTGGTGCCACTGGAGCATGCCGTTAGCGTCAATCCCTGGAGTGCGCCGCAAGCGGAGCTGGACCCCGACGGTTTCCTCTGGATGAGCGTGCTGCTGTCGGCCGTGTACGACGGCGTGGCGCGGGCTGCGCGCGATTGGCTGGTGAACTGGTTGCAACATCGCCAACCGTCGAACCTGGGCGCCGCGTTGTCGACCTTGCCGCGTTTTCAGGAAACCGTCGGCCACATTGACACCCTGCTGTTCGCCAACCAGAACCTACTGGACAGCGCCGCCGCCGGCCTGACCGCGGCCCAACATGCCGCGCAAATCAAATACCTGGCCACCGACAACGCCATCCGCGCGGTGGAGTTGGCCGTGCAGGCCTCGGGCAACCCGGGCCTGTCACGCCACAACCCCTTGCAACGGCATTACCGCGACGTGTTATGCAGCCGCGTCCATACCCCGCAGAACGACGCCATCTTGACCGGTGTCGGCAAGGCGGCCTTTGCCGCGCACATCGCAGGTACCCGCCCATGAGCCCGATCGTGATTGCCAGCCAACTGGACGAACCCTTCAACCAGGCCTTGCGCACGGCCCTGCAACCACGCCACCCCGGCGCCCAGGTCATCGGCGTGCCGCCCGGCGTACCCAGCGACCTGCCTGCGCAGGTGAACGTGCTATTGGCGCGCCCCATTAACGTACGCGGCTTCCAGGCCCCCGAAACCCCACCACCCGGGTGGCCGTATGGCTTGAAGTGGGTGCAACTGGCCAGTTCCGGCATCGATTTCTACCCGCGCTGGCTATTCGACGGCCCGCCGGTGACCACCGCACGCGGCAGTGCCAGCGGCCCGATCGCCGAATTCGCCCTGGCGGCGATTTTTGCCGCGGCCAAGCACCTGCCCGACATCTGGGTACACGACGACACCTGGAATTTCACCGCGCTGACGCCAGTGCAA contains:
- a CDS encoding xanthine dehydrogenase family protein molybdopterin-binding subunit encodes the protein MSDTTASLSRRGLLKGGALATGGLILSTWLPSMRAQGAAAQAVATARLGDQASPGFGAFVRVGHDGRVTVISPKIEMGQGVQTGIAMMVAEELEVGLDQVDLQEAPPNNALYTDTLLQFQATGGSSSTRYTWEPLRKAGASARILLVQAAALRWNVAPSKCHAEQGRVLGPAGQHATYGELVEAAAQLPLPTDVPLKAIADFKLLGTPAQRLDTPNKVNGKARFTIDVQVPGMLIASTLTCPVHGGTLRGLDEGAARQVPGVRDIVRLDNAVAVTASNFWACQQGLKALRIDWDLGKNASGNSAQLDKALLDASHRDGVVAKREGDIDTALASASHRFEAVYEQPFLSHSPLEPMTCVAHVRPDACELWVGTQAPVFAQMGAAKISGRSQDQVIIHNQLIGGAFGRRLESDFIFQAVDIARQVSYPIKLIWSREEDMTHDRYRPHYVDRINAALDDDGQLQGWEHRIAGASVIASYIGKLPDNGVDADAVEVAIEPIYQLPHLQVRYIREDPGTLPVSWWRGVGPLRSTYVLESFIDELAHNAKADPVAYRLKLLAKQPRAAAVLKRAAELANWNTPLPKGQGRGVAVTAVFGSYIATVVELQTQGERGVRIKRLLSVIDCGFVNNPTSVTSQVEGGTLFGLSAALFNEILVENGQVQQNNFHAYRQLRMSDAPPVEVHLMPSLEAPGGVGETGAVPVAAALVNALHAASSTRVRRLPLSRSGYYTL
- a CDS encoding (2Fe-2S)-binding protein, encoding MQKLTINGQDHEVDVPADMPLLWVLRDVLGMTGTKYGCGIAQCGVCTVHLDGRAVRSCVLPVSAVAGKPVTTIEAIDQTPVGQSVQKAWLEHEVVQCGYCQSGQIMSAVALLTEHPKANDEQIVTAMSGNMCRCATYTRIRAAIKSVSQA
- the pnuC gene encoding nicotinamide riboside transporter PnuC, translating into MSPLEIIAVIVNVLGVWLTAKRIRWCWPVNVVAVLLYVWIFYDVKLYSDMLLQVLFAFLQAYGWWRWSQGGLDQGRVHAERLPLREGVLGVLAGAGAGLLLGWLTHTFTDAALPWLDAQLTGFSVVASLWAARKYVASWGLWIVLDVIYVGQYLYKDLTLTAGLYAGFVVLAVYGLRAWQRDVRQLANA
- a CDS encoding LysR family transcriptional regulator, producing the protein MNRELKTFLSVARLGTFAAAGQQVGLTQSAVSAQIKNLEQALGVRLFDRTGRAATLNAAGLRAIPLAEEMLATFARMGAPQSSLQGLLRIGAVNTVQTGLLPKALLQLNREAPQISVKLTPGVSLNLLSQVDAGEIDLALMIRPPFALPKELHLEVLATEPFVLITALGVPGDDPLLVLREQPLIRYDRNSFGGRRVSQFLREHKLQVRQVLELDELDAIARMVRMGLGVALIPLAGLWLEQPEGLRILPLGDLGFDRELVLVGRYGQRQSALQQAFRRCLQPL
- a CDS encoding VOC family protein; the protein is MALSPFHLAIPVYDLAAARHFYGEVFGLAEGRSSEQWVDFDFYGHQLVIHQHPQTQSQEAAHTNAVDGHDVPVPHFGIVLQWQEWEALAERLRARKTQFVIEPYVRFQGQVGEQATMFLFDPCGNALEFKAFKDMSQLFAK
- a CDS encoding amidohydrolase family protein, with the protein product MIATMSTPFLGVDAHAHVFSRQLDLIEGRRYTPSYDATLAQWLHNLQGQGLSHGVLVQPSFLGTENSHLLQALAQAPDRLRGVAVVDTDTSTSQLKRMARLGVVGIRLNLMGKSLPDLGSAQWRPLLEQVAQLGWHVELHRQIEDIPSLCAALEPYGCKIAIDHFGRPHAGFGVQHRTFQDLLALGGQGHLWVKVSGVYRLGGTHQENLAFAHAAAPLLIEHFGTDHLVWGSDWPHTQHESSVEYSGQFALLQSMVPWPEQRQAILTEGARGLFGF
- a CDS encoding MFS transporter; protein product: MFKWYRDVTARERKTFWACFGGWALDALEVQMFGLAIPALIAAFALSKGEAGAISSVTLITSALGGWLGGTLSDRYGRVRTLQWMIVWFSLFTFLSAFVTGYEQLLVVKALQGFGIGGEWAAGAVLMAETIQAKYRGKVMGTVQSAWAVGWGAAVAVFTLIYTFVPEAMAWRVMFLVGLLPALLIVYVRRSVQEPDSFVRQQKLNAKPMNFFASMAGIFRPQLLRVTLLGGLLGLGAHGGYHAVMTWLPTFLKTERQLSVLSSGGYLAVIIFAFFCGCVASGFMVDRIGRRKNIILFAFCCVVTVQCYLFLPLTNQQMLFLGFPLGFFAAGIPASLGSLFNELYPADVRGAGVGFCYNFGRVLSAVFPFMVGHMSESMSLGSAIGIDAGIAYGVAVIAALALPETRGRDLSAAAPDAAPTNAPGSASRA
- a CDS encoding GntR family transcriptional regulator, with the protein product MNMLSSDDRLPLYQRLRDELAQQIANNRWRAGEAIPTEAALSVEYSLSVGTVRKAIDMLVSERILERQQGRGTFIRRPQFQSSLFRFFRFMTPDGERHVPESRILSKEPLPAPAEVAKALGLLPADPVIRLLRLRLIDSVPVLVEEIWLPREPFKAILDFDLNAEGPLLYPLYEDLCGQVVASADETLTAESVSEVHARLLRVPAGAPVVVIERLARNYAGQPIEWRRSWGHASHFRYSVEIR
- a CDS encoding ABC transporter substrate-binding protein, translated to MPIPRLLSTLLCSLALVSAAHAADLAPLKVANQKSTIKALLQVSGELESVPYQIQFSEFPAAAPLGEALNAGAVDVGALGDAPYVFALGAGAPLKVVSITHLQGRFTTAILVPKGSPIKTVADLKGQRIVTTRGSIGHFLVIKALREAGLKTSDVSFVYLMPSESRVLLENGSVAAWSTWDPYTTVATTQGDEQVLISGEKLLSNHLYLAATSEAIANKRAQLEDFVTRVDRAWQWANAHPEQYAAAMAKVTGLPVAVHLAAAKNTRMERVAIDDSVVRGLQNTADIYQQEGLLPKRIDVSKGFDASFNQSTSLARAQ
- a CDS encoding LLM class flavin-dependent oxidoreductase, whose amino-acid sequence is MSQHRQLKLGAMIHGVGHGWGEWRHPKALPNSSTSFTFYKQQAQLAEAAKFDFVFIADSLHIHEKSSPHYLNRFEPLTLLSALAATTSHIGLVATVTVSYTEPYQVARQFASLDHISGGRAGWNVVTSWLSGTADNFGRPEHPPHAVRYRIAKEHVSVVKGLWDSWEDDAFTYDKQSGEFFAPGKLHSLNHQGEFFSVKGPLNIARSAQGQPPIFQAGTSQDGRNFAAEHADAIFVHGESLEEAQAYYRDLKSRAARFKRDPAHLAILPGIRPIVGRDAEEAESRYQQAVQLVSIEDAIVALGRPFNDHDFSQYPLDAPFPDLGDLGSNSQKGGSDRIKQLARDEGLTLRQVALRFSAPKRDFTGTPEHVADAIEHWFKHEAADGFIINSVLPDGLQYFSELVVPVLQARGLLRSEYSGTTLRDHLGLNVPHNRYGALEHAQPEEALA